A genomic window from Elaeis guineensis isolate ETL-2024a chromosome 3, EG11, whole genome shotgun sequence includes:
- the LOC105040567 gene encoding LOW QUALITY PROTEIN: E3 ubiquitin-protein ligase CCNB1IP1 homolog (The sequence of the model RefSeq protein was modified relative to this genomic sequence to represent the inferred CDS: inserted 2 bases in 2 codons) → MRCNACWRELEGKAISTTCGHLFCTEDASKILSNDPACPICDQVLSKSHMRPIDINPGDDWINMAMAGVAPQILMKSAYRGMMFCIGQKELEMQHKLNKIVGQCRQKCEAMQEKFMEKLEHVHAAYQKMAKRCHMMEQEIXNLSKDKQELQXKYAEKSRQKRKLDEMYDQLRSEYESVKRSAIQPAGNFFSRTEPDSFSGLGNMVNSKDRLRQDPSVLTPETPGQREEIWPSARQKSSNSGAYDLSGGSPAKTAPVPVDAGTRRQAHSLFGPGASNPAAILRNLMISPMKQAQLSRSRPYMFT, encoded by the exons ATGAGGTGCAATGCTTGCTGGCGGGAATTGGAAGGGAAAGCCATATCAACTACCTGTGGCCATCTCTTTT GCACTGAAGATGCAAGCAAGATACTCAGCAACGATCCTGCATGCCCAATTTGTGATCAAGTGCTCTCCAAAAG CCATATGAGACCAATTGATATAAATCCTGGTGATGACTGGATAAAT ATGGCAATGGCTGGAGTGGCCCCGCAAATTC TCATGAAGAGTGCATATCGAGGCATGATGTTTTGCATTGGACAAAAGGAATTAGAGATGCAACACAAATTGAACAAGATCGTTGGGCAATGCCGACAGAAATGTGAGGCCATGCAAGAAAAATTTATGGAAAAATTGGAGCATGTGCATGCTGCATACCAGAAAATGGCCAAGAGGTGCCACATGATGGAACAAGAGA GAAACTTATCAAAAGATAAGCAAGAACTAC AAAAGTATGCTGAGAAATCCAG GCAGAAGAGAAAGCTAGATGAGATGTATGATCAGTTGAGGAGTGAGTATGAGTCTGTAAAGCGTTCAGCAATCCAACCTGCAGGCAACTTCTTTTCAAGAACTGAACCAGACTCATTCTCAGGCTTGGGTAACATGGTGAATAGCAAGGACCGCCTCAGACAAG ATCCTTCGGTTCTTACTCCTGAAACTCCAGGGCAGAGAGAGGAGATATGGCCTTCAGCCAGACAGAAGAGTTCCAACTCGGGTGCCTATGATCTTTCTGGGGGCTCACCAGCAAAGACTGCACCAGTTCCTGTAGATGCTGGAACCAGGAGACAGGCACACTCTTTATTTGGACCTGGTGCAAGCAATCCTGCTGCTATTTTGCGTAATCTCATGATCTCACCCATGAAGCAGGCCCAGCTATCACGTAGCCGCCCATACATGTTCACGTAA